A stretch of Ammospiza caudacuta isolate bAmmCau1 chromosome 18, bAmmCau1.pri, whole genome shotgun sequence DNA encodes these proteins:
- the INPP5J gene encoding phosphatidylinositol 4,5-bisphosphate 5-phosphatase A isoform X1 produces the protein MDPARRGSADRGSAPGAGSRPGPPRGPGSAVRLPPDAGVSAAPFLGGGVPGGRRSSRPDGHGFGNGCPRRAGTEERPQAHTPPEGLPLPALLSPGPGGPPSPAAPGRVTFPAPAPSERREMLPKAESSDHIAAWAGPAVPRAPTLPKAVSSEFLAGGWAGLSPRAEPGELPVLSRPLGRLGPSDVCDLLPDCPGRAPEDGAFRITVVTWNVGTAMPPNDVTSLLHLNTGETNDVDMIAIGLQEVNSKINKRLKDALFTDQWSELFMDVLSPFHFILVSTVRMQGVILLVFAKYYHLPFLQDIQTDCTRTGLGGYWGNKGGVSVRLSIFGHMVCFLNCHLPAHLEKAEQRKEDFATILHMQQFEGPVANGILDHDLVFWFGDLNFRIESLDICFVKYAIDSNVLSQLWEKDQLNIAKSTWPVLRGFQEGPLNFPPTFKFDVGTNKYDSSAKKRKPAWTDRILWKIKPPSKGLGTGGHRPSQGVLSVSQLCYCSHMEYTVSDHKPVAAIFAVQFASKVDKPLVEIYVADEWSRPEQAVVRYKMAVGFHRSSWDWIGLYRVGFRHPKDYVSYVWARSDDGERCLEKQLCAQVMFSEEALPKGNGEYILGYYSNTSSSIAGVTEPFQISLPRSEEGSSSTDSSGSSSEEDDSTLVLLAPKSRSPSPGKMKRHRSRSPSLAKFQGLILRPSSRDRGTSRSPSPQSRCSLPRNIPTIHLPHEELGHHEVKSKELGQAAESPDSSSFYQTVQEQSGLRRVSADGSLSRADPRNLGLLPALRLEMIDQALGRRQESADQGYYPCRRMSTTSPPGCGPSPKGGHSPQELDRHSCAMGR, from the exons ATGGACCCGGCCCGGCGCGGCAGCGCCGACCGGGGCTCGGCCCCCGGCGCGGGGTCTCGACCCGGCCCCCCGCGCGGCCCTGGGAGCGCGGTTCGGCTCCCGCCCGACGCTGGGGTTTCGGCGGCGCCTTTCCTCGGCGGCGGCGTCCCGGGCGGCCGTAGGAGCTCCCGACCGGACGGGCACGGCTTCGGGAACGGCTGCCCGCGGCGCGCAGGAACCGAGGAGCGGCCTCAGGCCCATACCCCGCCTGAGGGTCTCCCGCTGCcggccctgctgtcccccggCCCGGGCGGCCCCCCGTCCCCGGCAGCTCCCGGCCGGGTCACCTTCCCCGCGCCAGCCCCGTCGGAGCGGCGGGAGATGCTGCCCAAAGCGGAGTCCAGCGACCACATCGCGGCCTGGGCGGGCCCCGCCGTGCCCCGCGCCCCCACGCTGCCCAAGGCCGTCTCCAGCGAGTTCCTTGCCGGCGGGTGGGCGGGCCTGAGTCCCCGAGCGGAGCCGGGAGAGCTGCCCGTCCTCTCCCGGCCCCTCGGTCGTCTCGGCCCCAGCGACGTCTGCGATCTGCTGCCGGACTGCCCGGGACGAGCCCCCGAGGACGGCGCGTTCCG CATCACAGTGGTCACCTGGAACGTAGGTACAGCCATGCCCCCAAATGATGTGACATCCCTGCTGCACCTCAACACGGGCGAGACAAACGATGTGGACATGATCGCCATTGG GCTGCAGGAGGTAAACTCAAAGATAAACAAACGCTTGAAGGATGCCCTCTTCACAGATCAGTGGAGTGAACTCTTCATGGATGTACTAAGCCCCTTCCACTTCATCCTG GTCAGCACAGTGAGGATGCAAGGTGTGATCCTGCTGGTGTTTGCCAAGTACTACCACCTGCCCTTCCTTCAGGACATCCAGACAGACTgcaccaggacagggctggggggatACTGG GGCAACAAGGGTGGGGTGAGTGTTCGTCTCTCCATCTTCGGCCACATGGTCTGCTTCCTGAACTGCCACCTGCCAGCACACCTGGAAAAGGCGGAGCAGCGCAAGGAGGATTTTGCCACCATACTGCACATGCAGCAGTTTGAGGGGCCCGTGGCCAACGGCATCCTGGACCATGA cCTCGTGTTCTGGTTTGGGGACCTCAATTTCCGCATTGAGAGCCTGGACATCTGTTTTGTGAAGTATGCCATTGACAGCAATGTCCTGAGCCAGCTTTGGGAGAAGGATCAG CTGAACATTGCCAAAAGTACGTGGCCTGTTCTCAGAGGCTTCCAGGAGGGACCCCTGAACTTCCCACCCACTTTCAAGTTTGATGTGGGCACCAACAAGTATGACAGCAG TGCCAAGAAGCGAAAACCTGCCTGGACTGACCGCATCCTGTGGAAGATAAAACCTCCCAGCAAGGGGttgggcacaggtgggcaccGGCCCAGCCAGGGTGTGCTGTCAGTGAGCCAGCTGTGCTACTGCAGTCACATGGAATACACTGTCAGCGACCACAAGCCAGTAGCTGCCATCTttgctgtgcag TTTGCTTCCAAGGTGGACAAGCCCCTGGTTGAGATTTATGTGGCTGATGAGTGGAGCAGGCCTGAGCAAGCAGTTGTCAGGTACAAGATGGCTGTTGGCTTCCACCGGAGCTCCTGGGACTGGATAGGACTCTACCGG GTGGGGTTTCGGCACCCTAAAGACTACGTGTCCTATGTCTGGGCCAGGAGTGATGATGGGGAGCGCTGCCTGGAGAAGCAGCTGTGTGCACAG GTGATGTTCTCTGAGGAAGCACTGCCCAAGGGGAATGGAGAGTACATCCTTGGATACTACAGCAACACCTCCAGTAGCATCGCTGGTGTGACTGAGCCCTTCCAG ATTTCCCTACCCAGGTCAgaggagggcagcagctctACAgacagctcaggcagcagctcagaagAGGATGACAGTACACTTGTCCTCCTGGCTCCCAAATCCCGTAGTCCCAGCCCGGGCAAGATGAAACGTCACCGGAGCCgaagccccagcctggccaagtTCCAGGGCCTCATCCTGCGTCCATCAAGCCGAGACAGGGGTACAAGCCGCAGTCCCTCACCCCAGAGCCGTTGCAGCCTCCCCAGGAATATCCCCACCATCCATCTGCCCCATGAAGAGCTGGGGCACCATGAAGTTAAAAgcaaggagctgggacaggcagcTGAGAGCCCAGACAGCAGCTCATTCTACCAGACTGTGCAGGAGCAAAGTGGCCTCCGGCGTGTCTCTGCTGATGgctccctgagcagggctgacCCCCGGAACCTGGgcctgctgcctgcactgcGCCTGGAGATGATTGACCAGGCCCTGGGCCGGCGGCAGGAGAGCGCAGACCAGGGCTATTATCCCTGCCGGAGAATGAGCACCACCAGCCCCCCAGGCTGTGGCCCCTCCCCAAAGGGGGGGCACAGCCCCCAGGAACTGGACAGACATAGCTGTGCCATGGGCCGCTGA
- the INPP5J gene encoding phosphatidylinositol 4,5-bisphosphate 5-phosphatase A isoform X4 gives MDPARRGSADRGSAPGAGSRPGPPRGPGSAVRLPPDAGVSAAPFLGGGVPGGRRSSRPDGHGFGNGCPRRAGTEERPQAHTPPEGLPLPALLSPGPGGPPSPAAPGRVTFPAPAPSERREMLPKAESSDHIAAWAGPAVPRAPTLPKAVSSEFLAGGWAGLSPRAEPGELPVLSRPLGRLGPSDVCDLLPDCPGRAPEDGAFRITVVTWNVGTAMPPNDVTSLLHLNTGETNDVDMIAIGLQEVNSKINKRLKDALFTDQWSELFMDVLSPFHFILVSTVRMQGVILLVFAKYYHLPFLQDIQTDCTRTGLGGYWGNKGGVSVRLSIFGHMVCFLNCHLPAHLEKAEQRKEDFATILHMQQFEGPVANGILDHDLVFWFGDLNFRIESLDICFVKYAIDSNVLSQLWEKDQLNIAKSTWPVLRGFQEGPLNFPPTFKFDVGTNKYDSSAKKRKPAWTDRILWKIKPPSKGLGTGGHRPSQGVLSVSQLCYCSHMEYTVSDHKPVAAIFAVQFASKVDKPLVEIYVADEWSRPEQAVVRYKMAVGFHRSSWDWIGLYRVGFRHPKDYVSYVWARSDDGERCLEKQLCAQVMFSEEALPKGNGEYILGYYSNTSSSIAGVTEPFQVRGGQQLYRQLRQQLRRG, from the exons ATGGACCCGGCCCGGCGCGGCAGCGCCGACCGGGGCTCGGCCCCCGGCGCGGGGTCTCGACCCGGCCCCCCGCGCGGCCCTGGGAGCGCGGTTCGGCTCCCGCCCGACGCTGGGGTTTCGGCGGCGCCTTTCCTCGGCGGCGGCGTCCCGGGCGGCCGTAGGAGCTCCCGACCGGACGGGCACGGCTTCGGGAACGGCTGCCCGCGGCGCGCAGGAACCGAGGAGCGGCCTCAGGCCCATACCCCGCCTGAGGGTCTCCCGCTGCcggccctgctgtcccccggCCCGGGCGGCCCCCCGTCCCCGGCAGCTCCCGGCCGGGTCACCTTCCCCGCGCCAGCCCCGTCGGAGCGGCGGGAGATGCTGCCCAAAGCGGAGTCCAGCGACCACATCGCGGCCTGGGCGGGCCCCGCCGTGCCCCGCGCCCCCACGCTGCCCAAGGCCGTCTCCAGCGAGTTCCTTGCCGGCGGGTGGGCGGGCCTGAGTCCCCGAGCGGAGCCGGGAGAGCTGCCCGTCCTCTCCCGGCCCCTCGGTCGTCTCGGCCCCAGCGACGTCTGCGATCTGCTGCCGGACTGCCCGGGACGAGCCCCCGAGGACGGCGCGTTCCG CATCACAGTGGTCACCTGGAACGTAGGTACAGCCATGCCCCCAAATGATGTGACATCCCTGCTGCACCTCAACACGGGCGAGACAAACGATGTGGACATGATCGCCATTGG GCTGCAGGAGGTAAACTCAAAGATAAACAAACGCTTGAAGGATGCCCTCTTCACAGATCAGTGGAGTGAACTCTTCATGGATGTACTAAGCCCCTTCCACTTCATCCTG GTCAGCACAGTGAGGATGCAAGGTGTGATCCTGCTGGTGTTTGCCAAGTACTACCACCTGCCCTTCCTTCAGGACATCCAGACAGACTgcaccaggacagggctggggggatACTGG GGCAACAAGGGTGGGGTGAGTGTTCGTCTCTCCATCTTCGGCCACATGGTCTGCTTCCTGAACTGCCACCTGCCAGCACACCTGGAAAAGGCGGAGCAGCGCAAGGAGGATTTTGCCACCATACTGCACATGCAGCAGTTTGAGGGGCCCGTGGCCAACGGCATCCTGGACCATGA cCTCGTGTTCTGGTTTGGGGACCTCAATTTCCGCATTGAGAGCCTGGACATCTGTTTTGTGAAGTATGCCATTGACAGCAATGTCCTGAGCCAGCTTTGGGAGAAGGATCAG CTGAACATTGCCAAAAGTACGTGGCCTGTTCTCAGAGGCTTCCAGGAGGGACCCCTGAACTTCCCACCCACTTTCAAGTTTGATGTGGGCACCAACAAGTATGACAGCAG TGCCAAGAAGCGAAAACCTGCCTGGACTGACCGCATCCTGTGGAAGATAAAACCTCCCAGCAAGGGGttgggcacaggtgggcaccGGCCCAGCCAGGGTGTGCTGTCAGTGAGCCAGCTGTGCTACTGCAGTCACATGGAATACACTGTCAGCGACCACAAGCCAGTAGCTGCCATCTttgctgtgcag TTTGCTTCCAAGGTGGACAAGCCCCTGGTTGAGATTTATGTGGCTGATGAGTGGAGCAGGCCTGAGCAAGCAGTTGTCAGGTACAAGATGGCTGTTGGCTTCCACCGGAGCTCCTGGGACTGGATAGGACTCTACCGG GTGGGGTTTCGGCACCCTAAAGACTACGTGTCCTATGTCTGGGCCAGGAGTGATGATGGGGAGCGCTGCCTGGAGAAGCAGCTGTGTGCACAG GTGATGTTCTCTGAGGAAGCACTGCCCAAGGGGAATGGAGAGTACATCCTTGGATACTACAGCAACACCTCCAGTAGCATCGCTGGTGTGACTGAGCCCTTCCAG GTCAgaggagggcagcagctctACAgacagctcaggcagcagctcagaagAGGATGA
- the INPP5J gene encoding phosphatidylinositol 4,5-bisphosphate 5-phosphatase A isoform X2, which produces MDPARRGSADRGSAPGAGSRPGPPRGPGSAVRLPPDAGVSAAPFLGGGVPGGRRSSRPDGHGFGNGCPRRAGTEERPQAHTPPEGLPLPALLSPGPGGPPSPAAPGRVTFPAPAPSERREMLPKAESSDHIAAWAGPAVPRAPTLPKAVSSEFLAGGWAGLSPRAEPGELPVLSRPLGRLGPSDVCDLLPDCPGRAPEDGAFRITVVTWNVGTAMPPNDVTSLLHLNTGETNDVDMIAIGLQEVNSKINKRLKDALFTDQWSELFMDVLSPFHFILVSTVRMQGVILLVFAKYYHLPFLQDIQTDCTRTGLGGYWGNKGGVSVRLSIFGHMVCFLNCHLPAHLEKAEQRKEDFATILHMQQFEGPVANGILDHDLVFWFGDLNFRIESLDICFVKYAIDSNVLSQLWEKDQLNIAKSTWPVLRGFQEGPLNFPPTFKFDVGTNKYDSSAKKRKPAWTDRILWKIKPPSKGLGTGGHRPSQGVLSVSQLCYCSHMEYTVSDHKPVAAIFAVQVGFRHPKDYVSYVWARSDDGERCLEKQLCAQVMFSEEALPKGNGEYILGYYSNTSSSIAGVTEPFQISLPRSEEGSSSTDSSGSSSEEDDSTLVLLAPKSRSPSPGKMKRHRSRSPSLAKFQGLILRPSSRDRGTSRSPSPQSRCSLPRNIPTIHLPHEELGHHEVKSKELGQAAESPDSSSFYQTVQEQSGLRRVSADGSLSRADPRNLGLLPALRLEMIDQALGRRQESADQGYYPCRRMSTTSPPGCGPSPKGGHSPQELDRHSCAMGR; this is translated from the exons ATGGACCCGGCCCGGCGCGGCAGCGCCGACCGGGGCTCGGCCCCCGGCGCGGGGTCTCGACCCGGCCCCCCGCGCGGCCCTGGGAGCGCGGTTCGGCTCCCGCCCGACGCTGGGGTTTCGGCGGCGCCTTTCCTCGGCGGCGGCGTCCCGGGCGGCCGTAGGAGCTCCCGACCGGACGGGCACGGCTTCGGGAACGGCTGCCCGCGGCGCGCAGGAACCGAGGAGCGGCCTCAGGCCCATACCCCGCCTGAGGGTCTCCCGCTGCcggccctgctgtcccccggCCCGGGCGGCCCCCCGTCCCCGGCAGCTCCCGGCCGGGTCACCTTCCCCGCGCCAGCCCCGTCGGAGCGGCGGGAGATGCTGCCCAAAGCGGAGTCCAGCGACCACATCGCGGCCTGGGCGGGCCCCGCCGTGCCCCGCGCCCCCACGCTGCCCAAGGCCGTCTCCAGCGAGTTCCTTGCCGGCGGGTGGGCGGGCCTGAGTCCCCGAGCGGAGCCGGGAGAGCTGCCCGTCCTCTCCCGGCCCCTCGGTCGTCTCGGCCCCAGCGACGTCTGCGATCTGCTGCCGGACTGCCCGGGACGAGCCCCCGAGGACGGCGCGTTCCG CATCACAGTGGTCACCTGGAACGTAGGTACAGCCATGCCCCCAAATGATGTGACATCCCTGCTGCACCTCAACACGGGCGAGACAAACGATGTGGACATGATCGCCATTGG GCTGCAGGAGGTAAACTCAAAGATAAACAAACGCTTGAAGGATGCCCTCTTCACAGATCAGTGGAGTGAACTCTTCATGGATGTACTAAGCCCCTTCCACTTCATCCTG GTCAGCACAGTGAGGATGCAAGGTGTGATCCTGCTGGTGTTTGCCAAGTACTACCACCTGCCCTTCCTTCAGGACATCCAGACAGACTgcaccaggacagggctggggggatACTGG GGCAACAAGGGTGGGGTGAGTGTTCGTCTCTCCATCTTCGGCCACATGGTCTGCTTCCTGAACTGCCACCTGCCAGCACACCTGGAAAAGGCGGAGCAGCGCAAGGAGGATTTTGCCACCATACTGCACATGCAGCAGTTTGAGGGGCCCGTGGCCAACGGCATCCTGGACCATGA cCTCGTGTTCTGGTTTGGGGACCTCAATTTCCGCATTGAGAGCCTGGACATCTGTTTTGTGAAGTATGCCATTGACAGCAATGTCCTGAGCCAGCTTTGGGAGAAGGATCAG CTGAACATTGCCAAAAGTACGTGGCCTGTTCTCAGAGGCTTCCAGGAGGGACCCCTGAACTTCCCACCCACTTTCAAGTTTGATGTGGGCACCAACAAGTATGACAGCAG TGCCAAGAAGCGAAAACCTGCCTGGACTGACCGCATCCTGTGGAAGATAAAACCTCCCAGCAAGGGGttgggcacaggtgggcaccGGCCCAGCCAGGGTGTGCTGTCAGTGAGCCAGCTGTGCTACTGCAGTCACATGGAATACACTGTCAGCGACCACAAGCCAGTAGCTGCCATCTttgctgtgcag GTGGGGTTTCGGCACCCTAAAGACTACGTGTCCTATGTCTGGGCCAGGAGTGATGATGGGGAGCGCTGCCTGGAGAAGCAGCTGTGTGCACAG GTGATGTTCTCTGAGGAAGCACTGCCCAAGGGGAATGGAGAGTACATCCTTGGATACTACAGCAACACCTCCAGTAGCATCGCTGGTGTGACTGAGCCCTTCCAG ATTTCCCTACCCAGGTCAgaggagggcagcagctctACAgacagctcaggcagcagctcagaagAGGATGACAGTACACTTGTCCTCCTGGCTCCCAAATCCCGTAGTCCCAGCCCGGGCAAGATGAAACGTCACCGGAGCCgaagccccagcctggccaagtTCCAGGGCCTCATCCTGCGTCCATCAAGCCGAGACAGGGGTACAAGCCGCAGTCCCTCACCCCAGAGCCGTTGCAGCCTCCCCAGGAATATCCCCACCATCCATCTGCCCCATGAAGAGCTGGGGCACCATGAAGTTAAAAgcaaggagctgggacaggcagcTGAGAGCCCAGACAGCAGCTCATTCTACCAGACTGTGCAGGAGCAAAGTGGCCTCCGGCGTGTCTCTGCTGATGgctccctgagcagggctgacCCCCGGAACCTGGgcctgctgcctgcactgcGCCTGGAGATGATTGACCAGGCCCTGGGCCGGCGGCAGGAGAGCGCAGACCAGGGCTATTATCCCTGCCGGAGAATGAGCACCACCAGCCCCCCAGGCTGTGGCCCCTCCCCAAAGGGGGGGCACAGCCCCCAGGAACTGGACAGACATAGCTGTGCCATGGGCCGCTGA
- the INPP5J gene encoding phosphatidylinositol 4,5-bisphosphate 5-phosphatase A isoform X3, with protein sequence MDPARRGSADRGSAPGAGSRPGPPRGPGSAVRLPPDAGVSAAPFLGGGVPGGRRSSRPDGHGFGNGCPRRAGTEERPQAHTPPEGLPLPALLSPGPGGPPSPAAPGRVTFPAPAPSERREMLPKAESSDHIAAWAGPAVPRAPTLPKAVSSEFLAGGWAGLSPRAEPGELPVLSRPLGRLGPSDVCDLLPDCPGRAPEDGAFRITVVTWNVGTAMPPNDVTSLLHLNTGETNDVDMIAIGLQEVNSKINKRLKDALFTDQWSELFMDVLSPFHFILVSTVRMQGVILLVFAKYYHLPFLQDIQTDCTRTGLGGYWGNKGGVSVRLSIFGHMVCFLNCHLPAHLEKAEQRKEDFATILHMQQFEGPVANGILDHDLVFWFGDLNFRIESLDICFVKYAIDSNVLSQLWEKDQLNIAKSTWPVLRGFQEGPLNFPPTFKFDVGTNKYDSSAKKRKPAWTDRILWKIKPPSKGLGTGGHRPSQGVLSVSQLCYCSHMEYTVSDHKPVAAIFAVQFASKVDKPLVEIYVADEWSRPEQAVVRYKMAVGFHRSSWDWIGLYRVGFRHPKDYVSYVWARSDDGERCLEKQLCAQVMFSEEALPKGNGEYILGYYSNTSSSIAGVTEPFQGCRFPYPGQRRAAALQTAQAAAQKRMTVHLSSWLPNPVVPARAR encoded by the exons ATGGACCCGGCCCGGCGCGGCAGCGCCGACCGGGGCTCGGCCCCCGGCGCGGGGTCTCGACCCGGCCCCCCGCGCGGCCCTGGGAGCGCGGTTCGGCTCCCGCCCGACGCTGGGGTTTCGGCGGCGCCTTTCCTCGGCGGCGGCGTCCCGGGCGGCCGTAGGAGCTCCCGACCGGACGGGCACGGCTTCGGGAACGGCTGCCCGCGGCGCGCAGGAACCGAGGAGCGGCCTCAGGCCCATACCCCGCCTGAGGGTCTCCCGCTGCcggccctgctgtcccccggCCCGGGCGGCCCCCCGTCCCCGGCAGCTCCCGGCCGGGTCACCTTCCCCGCGCCAGCCCCGTCGGAGCGGCGGGAGATGCTGCCCAAAGCGGAGTCCAGCGACCACATCGCGGCCTGGGCGGGCCCCGCCGTGCCCCGCGCCCCCACGCTGCCCAAGGCCGTCTCCAGCGAGTTCCTTGCCGGCGGGTGGGCGGGCCTGAGTCCCCGAGCGGAGCCGGGAGAGCTGCCCGTCCTCTCCCGGCCCCTCGGTCGTCTCGGCCCCAGCGACGTCTGCGATCTGCTGCCGGACTGCCCGGGACGAGCCCCCGAGGACGGCGCGTTCCG CATCACAGTGGTCACCTGGAACGTAGGTACAGCCATGCCCCCAAATGATGTGACATCCCTGCTGCACCTCAACACGGGCGAGACAAACGATGTGGACATGATCGCCATTGG GCTGCAGGAGGTAAACTCAAAGATAAACAAACGCTTGAAGGATGCCCTCTTCACAGATCAGTGGAGTGAACTCTTCATGGATGTACTAAGCCCCTTCCACTTCATCCTG GTCAGCACAGTGAGGATGCAAGGTGTGATCCTGCTGGTGTTTGCCAAGTACTACCACCTGCCCTTCCTTCAGGACATCCAGACAGACTgcaccaggacagggctggggggatACTGG GGCAACAAGGGTGGGGTGAGTGTTCGTCTCTCCATCTTCGGCCACATGGTCTGCTTCCTGAACTGCCACCTGCCAGCACACCTGGAAAAGGCGGAGCAGCGCAAGGAGGATTTTGCCACCATACTGCACATGCAGCAGTTTGAGGGGCCCGTGGCCAACGGCATCCTGGACCATGA cCTCGTGTTCTGGTTTGGGGACCTCAATTTCCGCATTGAGAGCCTGGACATCTGTTTTGTGAAGTATGCCATTGACAGCAATGTCCTGAGCCAGCTTTGGGAGAAGGATCAG CTGAACATTGCCAAAAGTACGTGGCCTGTTCTCAGAGGCTTCCAGGAGGGACCCCTGAACTTCCCACCCACTTTCAAGTTTGATGTGGGCACCAACAAGTATGACAGCAG TGCCAAGAAGCGAAAACCTGCCTGGACTGACCGCATCCTGTGGAAGATAAAACCTCCCAGCAAGGGGttgggcacaggtgggcaccGGCCCAGCCAGGGTGTGCTGTCAGTGAGCCAGCTGTGCTACTGCAGTCACATGGAATACACTGTCAGCGACCACAAGCCAGTAGCTGCCATCTttgctgtgcag TTTGCTTCCAAGGTGGACAAGCCCCTGGTTGAGATTTATGTGGCTGATGAGTGGAGCAGGCCTGAGCAAGCAGTTGTCAGGTACAAGATGGCTGTTGGCTTCCACCGGAGCTCCTGGGACTGGATAGGACTCTACCGG GTGGGGTTTCGGCACCCTAAAGACTACGTGTCCTATGTCTGGGCCAGGAGTGATGATGGGGAGCGCTGCCTGGAGAAGCAGCTGTGTGCACAG GTGATGTTCTCTGAGGAAGCACTGCCCAAGGGGAATGGAGAGTACATCCTTGGATACTACAGCAACACCTCCAGTAGCATCGCTGGTGTGACTGAGCCCTTCCAG GGGTGCAGATTTCCCTACCCAGGTCAgaggagggcagcagctctACAgacagctcaggcagcagctcagaagAGGATGACAGTACACTTGTCCTCCTGGCTCCCAAATCCCGTAGTCCCAGCCCGGGCAAGATGA